A portion of the Magnetovibrio sp. genome contains these proteins:
- a CDS encoding alpha/beta hydrolase, whose amino-acid sequence MFKTLKTGLVAAVAVCCATFAAHAQEVSIKNADGLTLGASLELADGKTVADGVVLLTHGTLAHNKMEIIVNLQKLLAERGVSSLAPTLSLGLDSRTGMYDCKVPATHKHSDAMVEIGLWLNWLKGQGATNVVLAGHSRGGNQTAWFAARENDPAVSKVVLIAPATWNAKGMAISFEKSHKQPLAKVYGEAEAMVAAGKGAEFMKGVGVLYCPGADVTADSIVDYYVNDDRRHTPNLLPMINVPVLVIAGTKDTVVAGLIDAVEPLADGEKIQLAVIDGADHFFLDFYAEDAADRIAEFIQ is encoded by the coding sequence ATGTTTAAGACTTTGAAAACAGGCCTCGTTGCTGCTGTGGCGGTCTGCTGTGCGACCTTCGCCGCACACGCGCAAGAGGTCAGCATCAAAAACGCCGATGGCTTGACCTTGGGCGCCAGTTTAGAGCTGGCCGATGGCAAAACCGTGGCCGATGGCGTGGTTTTGTTGACTCACGGCACCTTGGCGCACAACAAGATGGAAATCATCGTCAACTTGCAAAAGCTGTTGGCGGAACGCGGCGTCAGTTCACTGGCCCCGACGCTGAGCCTCGGCTTGGACAGCCGTACCGGCATGTACGACTGCAAGGTCCCCGCGACCCACAAGCATTCCGACGCGATGGTTGAAATCGGCCTGTGGTTGAATTGGTTGAAGGGTCAAGGCGCGACCAACGTGGTCCTCGCCGGTCATTCGCGTGGCGGCAACCAGACCGCATGGTTCGCCGCCCGCGAAAACGACCCGGCGGTGTCCAAGGTGGTGTTGATCGCACCCGCGACGTGGAATGCCAAAGGCATGGCCATCAGCTTCGAAAAGAGCCACAAACAGCCGCTGGCCAAAGTCTATGGCGAGGCCGAAGCCATGGTCGCGGCGGGCAAGGGCGCTGAATTCATGAAGGGCGTAGGGGTGTTGTACTGCCCCGGGGCGGATGTCACCGCCGACAGTATCGTCGATTACTATGTCAATGACGATCGTCGCCACACGCCCAACCTGTTGCCGATGATCAATGTGCCGGTTCTGGTCATTGCGGGCACCAAGGACACGGTGGTCGCAGGTTTGATCGATGCGGTCGAACCGTTGGCGGACGGCGAAAAAATCCAGCTTGCGGTGATCGACGGTGCCGACCACTTCTTCCTCGATTTCTATGCCGAGGATGCTGCGGATCGCATTGCCGAGTTTATTCAGTAA